One genomic segment of Canis lupus baileyi chromosome 9, mCanLup2.hap1, whole genome shotgun sequence includes these proteins:
- the GCSAML gene encoding germinal center-associated signaling and motility-like protein encodes MGNYLLRELSCLRNNQKELKNVNQDVERKWQEMTTFERQNQIQDKKSKGVSPTSNQENENGSGSEELCYSVISHRPCRRPSLSSNDDGYENIDSTTKRVRTYRDAPETEYALIKMTCVTRPSSCSLEHDYELVLPR; translated from the exons ATGGGGAATTATCTCCTGAGAGAACTCAG TTGCCTGAGAAACAATCAAAAGGAGCTCAAGAATGTAAACCAAGATGTGGAAAGAAAATG GCAGGAAATGACTACATTTGAGAGACAAAATCAAATTCAAGATAAGAAAA gTAAAGGAGTTTCACCCACTTCTAATCag GAAAATGAGAATGGCAGTGGTTCTGAGGAACTGTGCTACTCTGTCATTAGTCACAGACCGTGTCGGAGGCCCTCCCTGAGCTCCAATGATGATGGATATGAGAATATTGACTCCACCACAAAGAGAGTGAGGACATATAGAGATGCACCAGAAACAGAATATGCCCTCATCAAGATGACTTGTGTCACTAGGCCTTCTTCCTGTAGCCTTGAGCATGATTATGAACTCGTGCTTCCCCGCTAG